The genome window ACCTTTATTACGCGACCGTACCCGCGCGGGCCTCGGTCATCACCAATGGCGGCCTGTCGCCCAGCGACCGCCAGTACGTCCACCTTTCCCTTTCCGAAGATATCGCCACACAGGTAGCCAGGAACCAGACGGATACGCCGGTCGTTTTCCGCATCAACGCGCGGCAGGCCACCGAAGCCGGCGTGAACTTCTACGACCGCTCTCCGGTCATCCTGACCACTGGCGTGCCCTCCGAGTTCATCGATGTGCTGCAGGAGGCCCCGCCGCCTCCCGCCGAGTTCGGCCGCCGGAAGCGGAAGGCCCCACCGCGCAGATAACATGCGCCGCCTCGTCCTCCCTCTCCTCGGCCTGTTGCTCGCCGTCTGCCTGCTGTTGTTCGACCTGACCATCCTGTGGTCGGGGCGCACCGCCATACGCCCCGTGATGCAGAAGGGCGTCGCCCTGGGAGTTTTCAAGGCCTCGGAGGGGATGTCCTATTACCGGTCCTCCCTGGAAGACATCGCGGCCCTGGGCGCTTCCCACCTTTCCGTTCCCGTTTTCATCCTGCAGGATTCCGTGGATTCCGTCACCCATTTCACCCGCCCGTCGGACGGCGCCACTGGGGAACAGCACGAACGCGTGATCCGGGAAGTCATCGACTTCGCCCACCGGATGGGGTTGAAGGTCATGCTGACGCCCATCGTTAACCTGGACCGACCCGGCAAGAACGAATGGCGCGGCACCATATCCCCGCACGACTGGGAGGCGTGGTTTGAAAGTTACCGCGGCATGGTCCGTCATTACGCCCGGCTGGCCACGGAAATGGACGTGGAGTATCTGAGCGTGGGTACCGAGCTCGTTTCGGCCGAAAGGTTCACCGGGCAATGGAGGGAGACCATCGCCGATGTGCGCGGGATCTTCCCCGGTCAACTCACGTATTCCGCGAATTGGGACCGGTACGACCGGGTCGCGTTCTGGGACGACCTCGACTTCGCGGGGATATCGGCTTACTACGAACTGTCGGACTACGAGGATCCCACCGTGGAACAACTGGTCGCCGCCTGGCGTCCGGTCAAGGAGGGTTTGCTGAGCTGGCAGGCCCGGTGGAACAAACCCCTGTTGTTCACCGAGATCGGTTACATGAGCCAGTCCGGTGTCGCCTCCCATCCCTGGAATTACGTCTCGGAGAAGCCCCTCGACCTGGAGGCGCAGCGGCGTTGTTACGAGGCCCTGCGGCTGGCCTGGGAAGGGGAAGAGCGATTTGCCGGCCTGTACCTATGGATCTGGGAACCGGAAAAGCGGGGTGGGCAAGACCGGGGGTACAATTTCGCGGGCAAGCCCGCGGAAGCGGTCGTTCGCGACTGGTACCACAGCGTGCCGGATAACGCCAACGTCCTCGACTACGCCGTCAACGGCATGGAGCGGTTTCTGCGGTCCCTGAGGCAGGGGCTGTAAGGACACTTGCGCTACGATCTGTAGCGGCGGGTCGGCCTGGCGTGCCGTCCCGCGACTCGCGCTCCGTCATGCACTCCGCGTATGATGGGGATGTTGCACGGCGCCGACCCGGAGTGCCGGTCCGGCCGCTAGGGAACGCCGGATGGATCTGCGGTCCTGCGCAATTTCATCAGTTCGTCGCGGCTTCCCATGACGATCAGGATGTCTCCGGATTCCAGCTTCCGGTCGCTTCCCGGGTTGAAGACGACGTTTCCGCCGGACCCCTGGACGGCGATAACGATCACGTCATGGGACGAACCGATGACGCCGCCCCCTACGGATGATCCCGTGAGCCCCGATCCCGGCCCGACCTCGATCTGGTCGAGTTCCAGGTCGAGCTTGTCCGCCATGGACGCCAGCTCCATGAAGTCGGCCACGGCCGGCTTGAGCAGCATCTGCGCCATCTGCCGGGAACCCGTGATGACCGGAGAGACCACCTTGTCCGCCCCGGCGCGGGTCAGCCTGGGGATAACGGACTCCTCGTTGGCCCGGGCCACGATGTGGATATCCGGGTTCAGGTCCCGCGCCGTCAGGGTAATGTACAGGTTCTCCGGATCGGACGACACGGCGCATACGATGCCCCTCGCCCGTTCGATACCCGCCGACTTCAACACATCCTCTTTCGTGGCGTCGCCCTCCAGCACGCGGTAACCGTCCGAATCGAAGGGCTCTGCACCGTCTTTGGTCTCGATGAGCACGCAGTCCAGGCCACGGGTGGTTATTTCCTGTCCGATTCTCCTGCCGACGCGGCCCGCGCCGCAGACGATATAATGGTCTTTCAGTTCCTGGATTTCATTCATGAGACGCCTCTTCCCCAGTGAGGAGACGATTTCGAGCGATACGACCGACTGTACGGCGACGGAAAGCGCGTAACCCAGCGTCCCGACGCCCACGACGATCAGGAGCGTGCCGAAGTAGCGGCCGTTTTCGGTGAGGTCGGCCGGTTCGGTATACCCGATGGTCGTGATAGTGATCAAGGTGAAGTAGAAGCTTTCGAACCAGGTCCACTCCGTCAGCAGCTTGAATCCCAGGGTACCGAATCCCAGGATGACCACGATGGCGAGGGAGGCCCCTATGAGTTTGTGCTTGGGATTCATGTATCCGGACCGCCTGGACCGACTGCCTGGACCGACTGCCTGGACCGCGTGGACCGTCTAGACGGACGCCGGTGCCGCGTGGCCGACGCTGCCTGGTGCAGTCTCGATGCCGTTCAACCGGACGCCGGCGCTGCGTGACCCCCGTAACCGAGGGTTTCCACGTCCTGGTGCAGGCGTTCCAGCACCCGGGACCTGACCTCTTCGAAGAGCTCCCGGGTCAGGAAATGCACGGCGGGCAGGTCGCCCTTGGACTGACCGACGAAGACGTCGGCCGGCATGTCGTATTCGTCCGGAGTGATCCCCTGTTTCTGTTCGAGGGCGAAACCCAGGATGTGGGCCCGGTAGGTGGCGTCCAGCACCCGATCGGACGAGAAAGGCACCCCGAAAACGGACTCTATGCCTTCGCTGACCTGGT of Gemmatimonadota bacterium contains these proteins:
- a CDS encoding RNA 2'-phosphotransferase; this encodes MDPRRRERLSKLLSLILRHKPERFDISLDERGYASIDEIVEAIQEKFDLLTRDEILEIADGAEKRRFEVEEDRIRARYGHSFPIDLGLPPADPPEYLYYATVPARASVITNGGLSPSDRQYVHLSLSEDIATQVARNQTDTPVVFRINARQATEAGVNFYDRSPVILTTGVPSEFIDVLQEAPPPPAEFGRRKRKAPPRR
- a CDS encoding potassium channel protein, which codes for MNPKHKLIGASLAIVVILGFGTLGFKLLTEWTWFESFYFTLITITTIGYTEPADLTENGRYFGTLLIVVGVGTLGYALSVAVQSVVSLEIVSSLGKRRLMNEIQELKDHYIVCGAGRVGRRIGQEITTRGLDCVLIETKDGAEPFDSDGYRVLEGDATKEDVLKSAGIERARGIVCAVSSDPENLYITLTARDLNPDIHIVARANEESVIPRLTRAGADKVVSPVITGSRQMAQMLLKPAVADFMELASMADKLDLELDQIEVGPGSGLTGSSVGGGVIGSSHDVIVIAVQGSGGNVVFNPGSDRKLESGDILIVMGSRDELMKLRRTADPSGVP